The nucleotide window CTCATGCGTGAGGAATTCGCCCGCCTCACCCAGCGTGACATGGGGCAGCCCTACTCCCGCCATGGCTTCTTCCATCTCTACATCAACGGAATCTACTGGGGCATCTTCAACTGGCAGGAGAAGACCGAGGCCGACTACGCCGCGAATCAATTCGGCGGCGATGACATCGACTACGACACCGTGAAAAGCGGCGGCGGCAGCCAGGGCTACAACACCGAGACGACCGATGGCAACGAACTCTCCTGGCGGCAGCTCTTTGACCTCTGCCTCGCTTTGAAAAACGCGGCGGATGATGCAACGCGGAACGCCATCTACTTCCAAATGCAGGGTCTCAATCCCGATGGCACACGCAATCCGGCCTATCCCGTGCATTTGAACCCGAACAACCTCATCGACTCCCAGCTCGCTACCTTCTTCGATGGCAGCTTCGATGCGCCGATGAGCACTTTTTTGAGCAACGCATCCAACAACTGGTTCGCCATCCGCAAGCGGGATGGCTCGCTCGGCGGTTGGATGTTCTTCCTCCACGATCACGAGCATGGCATGGGAACCGGCAATCAAGGCTACAACCGCGTCGGCCCCTGGGGCGATCCCACCGCCACTGGCAACAACTGGGGCCAGACCTGGACCACCAGCCAATACCGCACGCGAGAGACGTGGAATAAATTCAATCCGCACTACCTGCATGAGTTCCTGTGCTTCGCCCCGGAATATCGCCAGCGATTCAGCGACCGTGCGCACAAGCATCTCACTGGCACCGGCGCACTCACACAGGCCGCCGCCATCGCCCGTGCAGATGCGCTCGCGGCGCAGATCGATCCCATCATCCATGCTGAGGCGGCCCGCTGGGGTAGCAACACGCTCACCAAGACCACTTGGCTGAACACCGGCAAGGCTGGCGTGTATAATTTCATCAACACCAGCGGCCCAAATGTGGCCGGGCAAACCATCTGGCCATCGCAAGCACGCAACTTGACCGTTATCGAGCAGCTCAAAGGCTACACCGACAACGGCGCGAAGCCGCTTTTCACCCTCGTGGCCGATCCAGTGGTCAGCGGCGTCGCAGGTGGCCTCGTCACCGCGCCGCACAACCTCAGCATCACCAATCCAAACACCGGCGGCACGATTTACTACACGCTCGATGGTAGCGACCCGCGCCTCATCGGCGGCGGTGTCAGCAGCAGCGCCCTTACGGGTGCCTCACCGCTCAATCTCACGCTCAATGCCTCCACCACGCTGAAAGCACGCATCTTTGACAGCGGCACCGGTGAGTGGAGCGGTCTCATCGAGAACGTCTATCTCCTAGCCGTGCCCGCCACCGCGTCGAACACCGTCATCTCGAAAATCCACTACCGCCCAGCCACGGGCGTCACCACCGGCGAGTTCATGGAGATCATGAACATCGGCACGCAGGACAGTGTTTTGACGAACTGCCGCTTCACCCTCGGCATCACCTACACCTTCCCCGCGAACTACATCCTGCCTGCTGGCGCACGCTGCGTCATCGTCGAAAACCAGACCGCCTTTGCCGCCGCATTCCCCGCCGTGACTATCGCAGGTCAATACAGCGGTGGTTTGAGCAACAGCGGCGAGAGACTGCTCTTCATCGACAACCTCGGTGCCACGATCAAAGACTTCACCTATGGCGTCAGCGGTGCCTGGCCCACCGCCGCGAACGGCACCGGTCCCTGCCTCGTCCTCCTGCGGCCAGAAACCAATCCCGCCCACGGCACCGGCACCAACTGGCGTGCCAGCACCAGCAATGGCGGCGCACCCGGCACTGAGGAGGCCACCCGCATCGCCTCTTGGCTCAATGCCAATGCCATCCTCGACCTCACCGGCCTCGGCGACAAAGACAACGACGGCCTCCAAGACCTGCTCGAATACGCCCTCGGCACCCACCCCGGCGTCCACAGCACCAGTGGCCTAACGACCGGCATCGCCAGCGTTTCCAGCCAGGATTACATGACCCTCATCCTCACAAAGCCCATCGGCCGGGATGATGTGAGCTACCAGGCCGAATCCAGCACCAGCCTCACCTCCTGGACCAATGCCATCCTCGTCAGCACCACGCCCGATTTTTCCACTGGCACCGAAACTCAAGTCTGGCGGCATGTGGACCCCAAAACCAGCGCCACAAAGCAGTTCCTGCGAATGAAGATCACACGCATTCCGTGACAAAACTTCAGCAAGTCACAGCGTTTGCCTCTTTCCATGTCCGACTCACCGAATCCTGCCGCCGCCCCATCCGCCTATCCCTCGCCCACACCTTCCACTGCGCCGTGGTGGAAAACGGAGGACTGGAAGGCCGTTTTTGCCGCACTACCGATCCTGGTCGCAGTGGCCTCTGGCTGGGTGCCGGTGCTGTGGATGATGTTTGCGCTCTTCATCGTGCTCTCGGCCCTCTTTTTGGGCAAGGAGGTAATCCTCGGCTCCATCGTTGTCTTGGCGCTGGCCTGGGGAGCGCAGGAGATCGCGGCCCTTTCCAGTGTAAGGCAATGGGGGCTCGAATACGTCGTCTTTGCGCTCGGTTTGGGCCTGATTTGGAGCCATACACTGCCAGTGCCAGAGTGGCTGCGTGCAGCCGTGCGGACAGAGTTTTTCATCAAAGTGGGCATCGTCCTGCTCGGAGCCACCATCCTGCTCCCAGAGATGCTCAAAGCGGGCACACCTGGCCTGATCCAGGGGGCGCTGGTCATTCCGGTCGTCTGGTATGCCTGCTTCTTCATCGCCCGGAAGCTGAAGGTGGATGACGAGTTCGCCGTGATGCTCTCCACCGCCGTGTCGATCTGCGGCGTGTCCGCCGCCATCGCCGCCTGTGGGGCCATCCAGGGTGATCGCAAGAAGCTCAGCTACGTCACCTCCATCGTCCTGCTCTGCGCCGTGCCGATGATGATCGTGATGCCCATCGTGATCAAACAAATGGGCCTCAGTGAAGCCGTCGGCGGAGCATGGCTCGGTGGCACGCTGGACACCAGCGGCAGCGTGGCCGCAGCCACCGAGCAAGTGGGCAAGGATGCCACCAAAATCGGCGTGATCGTCAAACTCAGCCAGAATGTGCTCATCGGCGTGGCAGCCTTTGTCTTGAGTGTGTGGTGGAGCATGCGCGGCAGTGCAGCGGGAGGTCAAAAAGTCTCCGCCGCAGTGATCTGGGAGCGCTTTCCGAAATTCGTCATCGGCTTCGTCCTCGCCTCCGTCATTTTCTCCTACCTCGTGCCTGCCGAGACCGCCGCAGCAGTCAGTAAGCCGCTCAAAGCCATCCGCGAAATCTGGTTCGCCGCTGCCTTCGTCTGCATCGGCCTGGAGACTCGCCTCGGAGAGCTCTTCAAGCTCGGCGGCGGCCGCCCCGCTCTCGCCTTCCTCGGTGGCCAGGTCTTCAACATCGCCTGGACGCTGGTGCTGGCACTGTGGCTCTTCGGGAAGTGATGCCATCGTCCATTCTCCACTGGAATCACGCCACACCTTCGCTGGTGAAAATGGATACGCATCCGATTCCGCTCAACCATCCCACCTCCATGCGCTCACTCATCCTCCTCCCGCTTCTCACGCTCACCTTGGCGGCACAGCAGCCGCAGCAGCCAAAACCGGCACCGACCAAGCTCGCACCAGAAATCACCGCCGCGCTCGAAGCGCATCCAGGCGTGGTTTTTGCCCGCTATGGGCAGCGGGAGATGCAGCTCGATCTGTGGCGACCACGGTCAGCCCCCTCGCAGCCGCTGCCAGCCATCATCTGCATCCATGGCGGCGGTTGGTTCAAAGGCGAGCGCTCGGTGATGGCCAATCTGGCGCAGGCTCTCGCCGCGAAGGGCTTCGTGGTCGCCACCATCAGCTACCGCCTCAGTGGTGAGGCGAAATTCCCCGCCGCTATCCAAGACTGCAAGGCCGCTGTGCGCTTCCTCCGCGCCAATGCTGCGAAATATGGCATCAATCCGTCTGCCATCGGTGTCACTGGACTCTCCGCAGGCGGCCACCTCGCGGCGCTACTGACCACTAGCAGCGGCGTGCAGACTCTCGAAGGCGACGGCCGCCACGCAGACACCTCTAGCGCCGTGCAGGCCGGTATCGCCATGGGGGCGCAGAGTGACCTCGAGAGTCCGCGCATCGGCGAGCTCAGTGGCAAGCCGGATGATCCTTTTTACCGCACCTTCCTTGGTGATTCACAGGCGGCGATCCCGCAGACCTATGCGCTCGCCTCACCGCGGCATCATTTGGATAAAAGCGATCCGCCCATTCTCTTCATGAGTGGTGCGCTCGATGATGCCAGCACCCACGCCGTGGATGCACGCGCGGATCTGGCAAAGCTCGGCATCCCCACCGGCCTCACCCTCATCCCGCAGGCCCCACATGCCTTCCTCGGCCAACAAAAAGCCTTTGATACCTGTGTAGCGGCCAGCACCGAGTTCTTCACCCAGCATCTGAAGGGCACTCCTGGAAACTCAAAATCTGCACCAAACCCGATCAAAGAGTGGCGTCGCGCGATGAGTTGCGGCAAGGAAAGGCGTGGCAAGTTTTATTCCTTTTGGCAATCCTGGTCTCTTCGATGAGTTCGTTCAAAACCTTGATGTGGCAGCCTTCGAGACGCCCTTGATGCGAGTAGGCAAGCTCGTTCAATGGGAGGTCTTCGATCCGCTCATTATGAGTGCTCTCACCAGTGAGCCCAAAGGTCCTGGCGGCAGGCCACGCTTTCATCCCATGCTCATGTTCAAGGTGCTCGTGTTGCAGCGCCTCCACGGCCTGGCCGATGACGC belongs to Verrucomicrobiaceae bacterium and includes:
- a CDS encoding putative sulfate exporter family transporter; amino-acid sequence: MSDSPNPAAAPSAYPSPTPSTAPWWKTEDWKAVFAALPILVAVASGWVPVLWMMFALFIVLSALFLGKEVILGSIVVLALAWGAQEIAALSSVRQWGLEYVVFALGLGLIWSHTLPVPEWLRAAVRTEFFIKVGIVLLGATILLPEMLKAGTPGLIQGALVIPVVWYACFFIARKLKVDDEFAVMLSTAVSICGVSAAIAACGAIQGDRKKLSYVTSIVLLCAVPMMIVMPIVIKQMGLSEAVGGAWLGGTLDTSGSVAAATEQVGKDATKIGVIVKLSQNVLIGVAAFVLSVWWSMRGSAAGGQKVSAAVIWERFPKFVIGFVLASVIFSYLVPAETAAAVSKPLKAIREIWFAAAFVCIGLETRLGELFKLGGGRPALAFLGGQVFNIAWTLVLALWLFGK
- a CDS encoding alpha/beta hydrolase, with the protein product MRSLILLPLLTLTLAAQQPQQPKPAPTKLAPEITAALEAHPGVVFARYGQREMQLDLWRPRSAPSQPLPAIICIHGGGWFKGERSVMANLAQALAAKGFVVATISYRLSGEAKFPAAIQDCKAAVRFLRANAAKYGINPSAIGVTGLSAGGHLAALLTTSSGVQTLEGDGRHADTSSAVQAGIAMGAQSDLESPRIGELSGKPDDPFYRTFLGDSQAAIPQTYALASPRHHLDKSDPPILFMSGALDDASTHAVDARADLAKLGIPTGLTLIPQAPHAFLGQQKAFDTCVAASTEFFTQHLKGTPGNSKSAPNPIKEWRRAMSCGKERRGKFYSFWQSWSLR